TTTACTGATAAACAACTTAGAATCTCAAGACTCAAGAGGCGTTTTTAAAAATTTTAGAGTTGATATGCGTCAGTATGAAAACTTAGAAATGTTTTTACACGCACAAGCTTTACCGCCACCTGCTATTCAGCTACAAGATAATCAAATGGTAGCGTTTATTAGAATGGGATTAGATTTTACAAACAACTATTATCAAATAGAAATCCCTTTAAAAGTTAGTGAAGGTGGTGATTTTACGCCACGTGGTGTTTGGCCTTTAGAAAATGACCTTAATTTGCCATTGAATTTGCTTCAAGAAATTAAAGCTTTAGTAATTGGTAATGATGCTTATAGCAATTTAGAGCTTAACTTTTTTAATGAAAACTTAGAACCAGTTACCGGCACTGAACAAACCGAAGACTTAAGAATTGGTATAAAAGGAAACCCAAGTTTTGGTGACATAAGAGTGTTGATGTTAGGGGTCAAAAACCAAACTGCTCAAAACATATCAGGTCAAGTTTGGTTTAATGAATTGAGATTATCTGGCTTACAAAATCAAGGCGGTTGGGCAGGTCTTTTAAACTTAGATACCAACTTAGCTGATTTTGCTACGATTACTGCTACAGGAAGGCAAAGCACAATTGGTTTTGGTAATATAGAAGATGGTCCTAATCAAAGAAGTCGAGAAGATATTCAAGAATATGATGTTACAACTGGTATAAATGTTGGGCGACTTTTGCCACAAGATTGGGGTATAAAAATCCCATTTTCTTATAGCCGTGGTAGAACCTTAATCACACCACAGTTTGATCCTGTATTGAGAGATATAGAGTTAGAAACCTTGTTAGACAATGCACAAGACCAACAAACAGAAGATGAATTGAGAGAAAGAGCCGAAGATTATACAAGGCGTCAAAGCGTGAGTGTTATTGGGCTGAGAAAAGAAAGAACCAATACCACAAAGACCCCGATGCCTTATGATGTTGAAAACTTTGCCTTTTCTGGTACTTATAATCAAATCGATCATAGAGACTTTGAAATTAAAGAGTCTGTAGATCAAAGCGTTGACGTTAATGCTACATACAATTATGCTTTTCCGCAAGTGAAAGTTGAACCCCTAAAAGACAACGAGTTCTTGAAAAAAAGTCCGTATTTTGATTTGATAAAAGACTTTAATTTTAATGCATTACCAACTAGCGTTTCTGCTAGCACAACAATAAACAGACAGTATAGTGAGCTACAATTTAGAGAGTTTAATTTACCCGAAGGCAGTTTAGGCTTACCAAAACTTTATCAACGCAATTACTTTTTTGATTGGCAATTTGCATTAGATTATCAATTAACAGAATCTTTGAATTTTAATTTTAGCTCGAGTCAAAATAGAGTCATTCGAAATTTTATTGATGAAAACAATCAACAAGATGAAAGTGTAGGAATTTGGACTGATTTTTTTGATACAGGTATTCCTAATAGACATTCACAAGCCTTGCAGATTAATTATAATTTGCCTTTTAACAAAATACCAGCACTAAAATTTGTCAATGCACAATATTCATATACAGGAAATTTTTTATGGCAAAAAGGCTCTGAAATTTTAAGAGACTTAGAAGGAATACCAGATTTGGGTAACTCTATCCAAAACTCTTCTCAACATCAAATTAATGGAAATTTAAGTATGGCGACATTTTATGATTATATCGGTTTAAAGAAAAAGGGACAAACTGATACAAACCAAAGATTAAACAATCAAAGAAGTCGTCGTCAAAGAGGTCAGCAACCCAATCAAAATCAACAACCCCAACCACAAAATACAGATGGTGATGATGACAATGGTTTTGGCATAGAGCTTTTAAACACAGGAGTAACAATACTAAGAGCATTAGATAATGTTCAGTTTAATTATTCAGAAAGTCGAGGAATATTTTTGCCAGGATATACTAACAATGTTGGTTTTGCTGGTACGCTAAAACCTACTGCTGGATTTGTCTTTGGAGGACAAAGAGATATCAGAGAAATAGCGACGAGAAAAGGTTGGATAACGCTTTTTCAAGATTTTAACGATCAATATACTCGAAATCTCACAGAGCAATTAGACTTACAAGCTGGTTTAAAACTCCTGCCAGGTCTGACCATAGATTTATTAGCCAATAGAATGTATATGGATACCTATACTGAAAACTTCAAAGTAGATCCAGAAACACTTCAATATCAATCTTTAACGCCTAATTTGTTTGGCAACTTCAATATTACTACAAATTTAATTAGAACCGCTTTTGAAACATCAACCGCAGAAAACTCACCTACATTTCAAGAATTTAGAGAAAATAGATTGGTTATTGCTAGAAGATTAGCTTCTCAGGCAGGCATAAATCCTGATAATCCTGATAACTTAGATGAAGATGGCTTCCCTAAAGGTTTTGGCAAAACCAACCAATCAGTGCTTTTGCCAGCATTTTTAGCGACTTATACTGGACAAGATGCATCATCTGTCAAGCTTGGTGCATTTAGAGATACGCCAATTCCCAACTGGAACATAAAATATACTGGACTTATGCGTATCAAATGGTTTCAAGATAATTTTAACAGGTTTTCTATTGAGCATGGTTATATATCAAATTACACTATCAATCAATTTCAAAATAACCTTGAATATGACCGCATTGACCCTTTTGGAGAGTTTAATAAAGACCAAAACGGCAATTTTATCAATGAACTTTTAATTGGAAATATAAATCTTTCAGAACAATTTTCACCATTAGTAAAAGTAGATTTTGAGATGAAAAATTCTATAAGTATATTAGCAGAAATTAAAAGAGATAGAGTTTTGTCATTAAGTTTTAATAATAATTTACTCACAGAAATGCAAGGTGATGAATACAGATTGGGTTTAGGCTACAGGATAAGAGATTTACGCATTGTTACAAAATTTGAAGGAAATAGGCGAGTGCTCTCCAGTGATTTAAATCTAAAAGCCGATGTTTCTTTTAGACGAAACGAAACTATTATAAGAAGCCTTGACGTGTTAAACAATCGCACAACTTCAGGACAAGATATTTGGACTATCAACTTTACAGCAGATTATGGGTTGACAAGAAATTTAAATGCCGCATTCTTTTACGACCATACTTTTTCTCAAAATGCCATATCGACTATTTTTCCTCAAACCACTATCAGAACTGGAATACGCTTGACATATAACTTTGGAAACTAAACAACCTTAAAATATATAAAATGAAAGTACCAGAAAATTTAAAATACACAAAAGACCACGAATGGGTTAAACTAGACAAAGACATCGCCACAGTTGGTATTACTGATTTTGCTCAGAATGAACTTGGAGATATTGTTTATGTTGAAGTTGAAACTATTGATGAAGAACTTAAAAGCGAAGAAGTATTCGGAACTGTAGAAGCGGTTAAAACAGTTTCAGATTTGTTCATGCCTCTATCAGGAAAAGTAATAGAATTTAACGAACAACTAGAAGACGAACCAGAATTGGTAAACGACAAACCCTATGATGAAGGATGGATTATAAAAATAAAACTAAACGACTCTAACCAAATATCTGACCTACTCACAGCCGATGAATACCAAAAACACATTGAAGGTTAAGCTATCTCTTTTTTTTGCTGTAGCTTTTAGTCTCCTTATATTGTTTTTATCACTCATCAATCAGAGTAAGTTAGAAGTTATTAACCTTAAAATTAATGATAAAATTTACCATACATTATCATATTTATTGATGATATTCTTATGGTTAATATATTTTAAGTATAAAAATAAATCTATTCAAAATAAACTAAAATTTCTAATAGCATCACTAATATTAACGTTTGGTATCATTATTGAGGTTATGCAATTGGTATTAACAAATTATCGAAGTTTTGATTTGTTAGACATCTTAGCAAACGCTTTAGGTATAATGTGCGGTTTGATTTTATTTTTACCTATTGAAAAATATTTTATCAATAAAAACATTTGATATTTAGAAAAATAAATATAATTTAGTAATCTCAAATTAAAAATTTATGGAAACTAAAAAAAATCCAGACAAAGACCTTAGGAATAAAAGCTTACTGTTTTTTCAGATTGGTTTAGCACTTATGCTATTAATATCTTGGAGAGCAATTGAATGGAAGACTTACGACAAGGAAGATATCGATCTTGGAGTTGTAAATTTAGACATGCTTGAAGAAGAAGATGTGCCGATTACAGAAATGCAAAATAAACCGCCACCGCCACCGCCACCACCGCCACCAGCTCCTGAAGTTATTGAAGT
This genomic window from Flavobacterium sp. CS20 contains:
- a CDS encoding VanZ family protein, yielding MNTKNTLKVKLSLFFAVAFSLLILFLSLINQSKLEVINLKINDKIYHTLSYLLMIFLWLIYFKYKNKSIQNKLKFLIASLILTFGIIIEVMQLVLTNYRSFDLLDILANALGIMCGLILFLPIEKYFINKNI
- the gcvH gene encoding glycine cleavage system protein GcvH codes for the protein MKVPENLKYTKDHEWVKLDKDIATVGITDFAQNELGDIVYVEVETIDEELKSEEVFGTVEAVKTVSDLFMPLSGKVIEFNEQLEDEPELVNDKPYDEGWIIKIKLNDSNQISDLLTADEYQKHIEG